From the genome of Primulina eburnea isolate SZY01 chromosome 12, ASM2296580v1, whole genome shotgun sequence, one region includes:
- the LOC140807704 gene encoding uncharacterized protein isoform X3, translated as MLDDKSETPTRDELLSMVRKHSKLIGKTVLDEEETTDVEMDSGFWRDVIDLYFVHGRVSRGRQDDDLIFFVRKMSVPGQKLTENVETNSPYFVRRWASKLDELLGENSEDVDWRRSFYLNLIAHTSFSVTVAICSQQVLQQYQSSQGRPLTPIYKVVKTVYASPSRINFHLDSRKEVETMSAYPDICFAVDDFDSTFDAVTIAIVYCLMPMMGQHFLAKIWSNLAVVLVFLPQRLSPVLETEQTPSYYGLWLQITLFSGFVSYQMVREAYDAGRTGFGNILSLGHSSGKTDRIYMKGPGGRGEVEVAVFGVLDQSKIESGPHSPIQISKKGLGIGTMVRTAATVASMAAKHAYAAASANRPSEEEMLPLNCRLMSVSLPWEHIAQDLLFKGSPPVNL; from the exons ATGCTAGATGATAAATCGGAAACCCCCACTCG GGATGAATTACTGAGTATGGTGAGGAAACACTCAAAGTTGATTGGGAAAACTGTATTGGATGAGGAAGAAACGACGGATGTGGAAATGGATTCAGGATTCTGGCGTGACgtcattgatttatattttgttcATGGTAGAGTGTCCAGAGGTCGTCAAGATGACGATCTCATATTCTTTGTTCGGAAAATG AGTGTGCCAGGACAGAAACTCACTGAAAATGTGGAAACCAACTCTCCTTACTTTGTACGCAGGTGGGCCTCTAAG TTAGATGAACTACTTGGTGAAAATTCAGAGGACGTAGATTGGAGGCGCTCGTTTTACTTAAATTTGATTGCTCACACTTCCTTCAGTGTCACTGTAGCAATTTGCAG CCAGCAGGTCCTTCAACAATATCAATCTTCCCAAGGGAGACCTTTGACTCCTATCTATAAG GTCGTAAAGACTGTGTATGCATCTCCGAGTCGCATTAATTTTCATTTGGATTCAAGGAAG GAAGTAGAAACAATGTCTGCCTATCCGGATATATGTTTTGCGGTTGATGACTTTGATTCCACTTTTGATGCAGTG ACCATTGCTATTGTGTACTGCTTAATGCCCATGATGGGGCAGCATTTCCTAGCGAAAATATGGAGCAATCTGGCGGTGGTTCTGGTATTTCTTCCTCAGAGACTGTCACCAGTGCTGGAGACAGAACAAACTCCAAG CTATTACGGCTTGTGGTTGCAGATCACTCTTTTTTCAGGCTTTGTTAGTTATCAAATGGTCCGAGAAGCATATGATG CGGGAAGGACTGGTTTTGGAAACATTCTCTCTCTTGGGCATTCTTCTGGGAAAACTGACCGAATTTACATGAAAGGTCCTGGAGGGCGTGGGGAAGTTGAAGTAGCTGTGTTTGGTGTTCTTG ATCAAAGCAAAATTGAATCAGGTCCTCACTCACCAATTCAAATATCTAAAAAAGGACTTGGGATAGGGACTATGGTTCGTACAGCAGCCACTGTTGCATCAATGGCGGCAAAACATGCATATGCAGCAGCATCTGCCAATCGACCTTCAGAAGAAGAGATGCTTCCCCTTAATTGCCGTTTAATGTCCGTATCATTACCATGGGAACACATTGCTCAAGATCTTTTATTCAAG GGGAGTCCTCCTGTGAACTTGTAG
- the LOC140807266 gene encoding LOW QUALITY PROTEIN: protein PHLOEM PROTEIN 2-LIKE A10 (The sequence of the model RefSeq protein was modified relative to this genomic sequence to represent the inferred CDS: inserted 1 base in 1 codon): MESWLVGSRLNFAGRKKRWIFLLGLFGISTYGVYKVYHITSVSRKRERIMKILGSLVSMVEMVSDSAETISLVSRDLKEFLKSDSDEIPNTLRQLSKIARSEEFSESVIRLSQAMTVGVLRGYKVGDGGIKLQEMDKPSLPDRIMDKLMSGAGTGFISVIIGSFARNLVXGFYGNGSAEGPSESGQSDVKSSSMTSSRWLDMISDDRCRVLVADSIKTFVGTAVAVYLDKTMDVNFYDEMFSGLTNPKHQNDMKSILVSLCNGMVETLVKTSHQALTSSKSGPILGSNDSSSIIDHMEASSLKSKKGFESEASLGKVGGEMNGSIDLQQSGWMSGVSSTLAVPSNRKFLLDVTGRVTFETVRSVIEYFLWRTMEFLKRSLNVVRDEVLERGFEVVRYFGSKSSVILTLCLMLFLHIVGNTRVMLPA; the protein is encoded by the exons ATGGAAAGTTggttggtgggaagccgcttaAATTTTGCTGGAAGGAAGAAAAGATGGATCTTTTTGCTGGgattgtttggaatttcgacctATGGTGTGTATAAAGTGTACCATATAACCTCTGTATCTAGGAAAAGAGAGAGAATAATGAAAATATTGGGATCTTTGGTTTCAATGGTTGAAATGGTTTCTGATTCTGCTGAGACCATTTCTCTCGTATCTAGGGATTTAAAGGAGTTTCTGAAATCTGATTCAGATGAAATTCCTAATACTTTGAGGCAATTGTCGAAAATTGCTCGGTCGGAGGAATTTTCGGAATCCGTAATCCGTCTTTCACAGGCTATGACTGTAGGGGTTTTAAGAGGTTATAAGGTAGGGGATGGCGGTATCAAGCTGCAAGAAATGGATAAACCGAGTCTTCCTGATAGGATCATGGATAAATTGATGTCAGGTGCTGGAACAGGATTCATTTCTGTGATTATTGGGAGTTTTGCGAGAAATTTGG TTGGGTTCTATGGTAATGGTTCTGCGGAAGGACCAAGTGAAAGTGGTCAGTCGGATGTGAAGTCAAGTTCCATGACATCGTCTAGATGGTTAGATATGATTTCGGATGATAGATGTAGGGTTTTAGTAGCAGACAGTATCAAGACCTTTGTTGGCACTGCTGTTGCAGTTTATCTTGATAAAACCATGGATGTTAATTTTTACGACGAGATGTTCTCGGGGTTGACTAATCCAAAACATCAAAATGACATGAAGAGCATCTTGGTTTCTCTCTGTAATGGAATGGTTGAAACTCTTGTTAAGACATCTCACCAAGCGCTGACAAGTTCGAAATCAGGTCCTATATTGGGATCGAATGATTCTTCTTCCATCATTGATCATATGGAAGCTTCGAGTTTGAAAAGCAAGAAGGGTTTTGAGTCAGAGGCTTCTTTGGGTAAAGTGGGGGGAGAGATGAATGGATCCATCGATCTTCAACAAAGTGGATGGATGAGTGGCGTGTCATCAACATTAGCAGTGCCTAGCAACCGTAAGTTTCTGCTAGATGTGACTGGTAGGGTGACATTTGAAACTGTTAGATCAGTGATCGAGTATTTCTTGTGGAGAACGATGGAGTTCTTGAAAAGGAGTCTTAATGTGGTTCGTGACGAGGTCCTGGAGAGGGGATTTGAAGTAGTGAGATACTTTGGTTCAAAATCTTCTGTGATTCTCACCTTGTGTCTCATGTTGTTTTTACATATTGTGGGAAACACACGGGTTATGTTGCCTGCATGA
- the LOC140807704 gene encoding uncharacterized protein isoform X5 → MVRKHSKLIGKTVLDEEETTDVEMDSGFWRDVIDLYFVHGRVSRGRQDDDLIFFVRKMSVPGQKLTENVETNSPYFVRRWASKLDELLGENSEDVDWRRSFYLNLIAHTSFSVTVAICSQQVLQQYQSSQGRPLTPIYKVVKTVYASPSRINFHLDSRKEVETMSAYPDICFAVDDFDSTFDAVTIAIVYCLMPMMGQHFLAKIWSNLAVVLVFLPQRLSPVLETEQTPSYYGLWLQITLFSGFVSYQMVREAYDAGRTGFGNILSLGHSSGKTDRIYMKGPGGRGEVEVAVFGVLDQSKIESGPHSPIQISKKGLGIGTMVRTAATVASMAAKHAYAAASANRPSEEEMLPLNCRLMSVSLPWEHIAQDLLFKGSPPVNL, encoded by the exons ATGGTGAGGAAACACTCAAAGTTGATTGGGAAAACTGTATTGGATGAGGAAGAAACGACGGATGTGGAAATGGATTCAGGATTCTGGCGTGACgtcattgatttatattttgttcATGGTAGAGTGTCCAGAGGTCGTCAAGATGACGATCTCATATTCTTTGTTCGGAAAATG AGTGTGCCAGGACAGAAACTCACTGAAAATGTGGAAACCAACTCTCCTTACTTTGTACGCAGGTGGGCCTCTAAG TTAGATGAACTACTTGGTGAAAATTCAGAGGACGTAGATTGGAGGCGCTCGTTTTACTTAAATTTGATTGCTCACACTTCCTTCAGTGTCACTGTAGCAATTTGCAG CCAGCAGGTCCTTCAACAATATCAATCTTCCCAAGGGAGACCTTTGACTCCTATCTATAAG GTCGTAAAGACTGTGTATGCATCTCCGAGTCGCATTAATTTTCATTTGGATTCAAGGAAG GAAGTAGAAACAATGTCTGCCTATCCGGATATATGTTTTGCGGTTGATGACTTTGATTCCACTTTTGATGCAGTG ACCATTGCTATTGTGTACTGCTTAATGCCCATGATGGGGCAGCATTTCCTAGCGAAAATATGGAGCAATCTGGCGGTGGTTCTGGTATTTCTTCCTCAGAGACTGTCACCAGTGCTGGAGACAGAACAAACTCCAAG CTATTACGGCTTGTGGTTGCAGATCACTCTTTTTTCAGGCTTTGTTAGTTATCAAATGGTCCGAGAAGCATATGATG CGGGAAGGACTGGTTTTGGAAACATTCTCTCTCTTGGGCATTCTTCTGGGAAAACTGACCGAATTTACATGAAAGGTCCTGGAGGGCGTGGGGAAGTTGAAGTAGCTGTGTTTGGTGTTCTTG ATCAAAGCAAAATTGAATCAGGTCCTCACTCACCAATTCAAATATCTAAAAAAGGACTTGGGATAGGGACTATGGTTCGTACAGCAGCCACTGTTGCATCAATGGCGGCAAAACATGCATATGCAGCAGCATCTGCCAATCGACCTTCAGAAGAAGAGATGCTTCCCCTTAATTGCCGTTTAATGTCCGTATCATTACCATGGGAACACATTGCTCAAGATCTTTTATTCAAG GGGAGTCCTCCTGTGAACTTGTAG
- the LOC140807704 gene encoding uncharacterized protein isoform X2, with protein MSLIILHVQMRALERSRRALLDRMISKDELLSMVRKHSKLIGKTVLDEEETTDVEMDSGFWRDVIDLYFVHGRVSRGRQDDDLIFFVRKMSVPGQKLTENVETNSPYFVRRWASKLDELLGENSEDVDWRRSFYLNLIAHTSFSVTVAICSQQVLQQYQSSQGRPLTPIYKVVKTVYASPSRINFHLDSRKEVETMSAYPDICFAVDDFDSTFDAVVLTDTDHCYCVLLNAHDGAAFPSENMEQSGGGSGISSSETVTSAGDRTNSKITLFSGFVSYQMVREAYDAGRTGFGNILSLGHSSGKTDRIYMKGPGGRGEVEVAVFGVLDQSKIESGPHSPIQISKKGLGIGTMVRTAATVASMAAKHAYAAASANRPSEEEMLPLNCRLMSVSLPWEHIAQDLLFKGSPPVNL; from the exons ATGAGCTTGATCATATTACATGTGCAAATGCGTGCGTTGGAAAGAAGCAGGCGTGCATTGCTCGACAGAATGATTAGCAA GGATGAATTACTGAGTATGGTGAGGAAACACTCAAAGTTGATTGGGAAAACTGTATTGGATGAGGAAGAAACGACGGATGTGGAAATGGATTCAGGATTCTGGCGTGACgtcattgatttatattttgttcATGGTAGAGTGTCCAGAGGTCGTCAAGATGACGATCTCATATTCTTTGTTCGGAAAATG AGTGTGCCAGGACAGAAACTCACTGAAAATGTGGAAACCAACTCTCCTTACTTTGTACGCAGGTGGGCCTCTAAG TTAGATGAACTACTTGGTGAAAATTCAGAGGACGTAGATTGGAGGCGCTCGTTTTACTTAAATTTGATTGCTCACACTTCCTTCAGTGTCACTGTAGCAATTTGCAG CCAGCAGGTCCTTCAACAATATCAATCTTCCCAAGGGAGACCTTTGACTCCTATCTATAAG GTCGTAAAGACTGTGTATGCATCTCCGAGTCGCATTAATTTTCATTTGGATTCAAGGAAG GAAGTAGAAACAATGTCTGCCTATCCGGATATATGTTTTGCGGTTGATGACTTTGATTCCACTTTTGATGCAGTG GTCTTAACTGATACAGACCATTGCTATTGTGTACTGCTTAATGCCCATGATGGGGCAGCATTTCCTAGCGAAAATATGGAGCAATCTGGCGGTGGTTCTGGTATTTCTTCCTCAGAGACTGTCACCAGTGCTGGAGACAGAACAAACTCCAAG ATCACTCTTTTTTCAGGCTTTGTTAGTTATCAAATGGTCCGAGAAGCATATGATG CGGGAAGGACTGGTTTTGGAAACATTCTCTCTCTTGGGCATTCTTCTGGGAAAACTGACCGAATTTACATGAAAGGTCCTGGAGGGCGTGGGGAAGTTGAAGTAGCTGTGTTTGGTGTTCTTG ATCAAAGCAAAATTGAATCAGGTCCTCACTCACCAATTCAAATATCTAAAAAAGGACTTGGGATAGGGACTATGGTTCGTACAGCAGCCACTGTTGCATCAATGGCGGCAAAACATGCATATGCAGCAGCATCTGCCAATCGACCTTCAGAAGAAGAGATGCTTCCCCTTAATTGCCGTTTAATGTCCGTATCATTACCATGGGAACACATTGCTCAAGATCTTTTATTCAAG GGGAGTCCTCCTGTGAACTTGTAG
- the LOC140807704 gene encoding uncharacterized protein isoform X4, which translates to MLDDKSETPTRDELLSMVRKHSKLIGKTVLDEEETTDVEMDSGFWRDVIDLYFVHGRVSRGRQDDDLIFFVRKMSVPGQKLTENVETNSPYFVRRWASKLDELLGENSEDVDWRRSFYLNLIAHTSFSVTVAICSQQVLQQYQSSQGRPLTPIYKVVKTVYASPSRINFHLDSRKEVETMSAYPDICFAVDDFDSTFDAVVLTDTDHCYCVLLNAHDGAAFPSENMEQSGGGSGISSSETVTSAGDRTNSKITLFSGFVSYQMVREAYDAGRTGFGNILSLGHSSGKTDRIYMKGPGGRGEVEVAVFGVLDQSKIESGPHSPIQISKKGLGIGTMVRTAATVASMAAKHAYAAASANRPSEEEMLPLNCRLMSVSLPWEHIAQDLLFKGSPPVNL; encoded by the exons ATGCTAGATGATAAATCGGAAACCCCCACTCG GGATGAATTACTGAGTATGGTGAGGAAACACTCAAAGTTGATTGGGAAAACTGTATTGGATGAGGAAGAAACGACGGATGTGGAAATGGATTCAGGATTCTGGCGTGACgtcattgatttatattttgttcATGGTAGAGTGTCCAGAGGTCGTCAAGATGACGATCTCATATTCTTTGTTCGGAAAATG AGTGTGCCAGGACAGAAACTCACTGAAAATGTGGAAACCAACTCTCCTTACTTTGTACGCAGGTGGGCCTCTAAG TTAGATGAACTACTTGGTGAAAATTCAGAGGACGTAGATTGGAGGCGCTCGTTTTACTTAAATTTGATTGCTCACACTTCCTTCAGTGTCACTGTAGCAATTTGCAG CCAGCAGGTCCTTCAACAATATCAATCTTCCCAAGGGAGACCTTTGACTCCTATCTATAAG GTCGTAAAGACTGTGTATGCATCTCCGAGTCGCATTAATTTTCATTTGGATTCAAGGAAG GAAGTAGAAACAATGTCTGCCTATCCGGATATATGTTTTGCGGTTGATGACTTTGATTCCACTTTTGATGCAGTG GTCTTAACTGATACAGACCATTGCTATTGTGTACTGCTTAATGCCCATGATGGGGCAGCATTTCCTAGCGAAAATATGGAGCAATCTGGCGGTGGTTCTGGTATTTCTTCCTCAGAGACTGTCACCAGTGCTGGAGACAGAACAAACTCCAAG ATCACTCTTTTTTCAGGCTTTGTTAGTTATCAAATGGTCCGAGAAGCATATGATG CGGGAAGGACTGGTTTTGGAAACATTCTCTCTCTTGGGCATTCTTCTGGGAAAACTGACCGAATTTACATGAAAGGTCCTGGAGGGCGTGGGGAAGTTGAAGTAGCTGTGTTTGGTGTTCTTG ATCAAAGCAAAATTGAATCAGGTCCTCACTCACCAATTCAAATATCTAAAAAAGGACTTGGGATAGGGACTATGGTTCGTACAGCAGCCACTGTTGCATCAATGGCGGCAAAACATGCATATGCAGCAGCATCTGCCAATCGACCTTCAGAAGAAGAGATGCTTCCCCTTAATTGCCGTTTAATGTCCGTATCATTACCATGGGAACACATTGCTCAAGATCTTTTATTCAAG GGGAGTCCTCCTGTGAACTTGTAG
- the LOC140807704 gene encoding uncharacterized protein isoform X1: protein MSLIILHVQMRALERSRRALLDRMISKDELLSMVRKHSKLIGKTVLDEEETTDVEMDSGFWRDVIDLYFVHGRVSRGRQDDDLIFFVRKMSVPGQKLTENVETNSPYFVRRWASKLDELLGENSEDVDWRRSFYLNLIAHTSFSVTVAICSQQVLQQYQSSQGRPLTPIYKVVKTVYASPSRINFHLDSRKEVETMSAYPDICFAVDDFDSTFDAVTIAIVYCLMPMMGQHFLAKIWSNLAVVLVFLPQRLSPVLETEQTPSYYGLWLQITLFSGFVSYQMVREAYDAGRTGFGNILSLGHSSGKTDRIYMKGPGGRGEVEVAVFGVLDQSKIESGPHSPIQISKKGLGIGTMVRTAATVASMAAKHAYAAASANRPSEEEMLPLNCRLMSVSLPWEHIAQDLLFKGSPPVNL from the exons ATGAGCTTGATCATATTACATGTGCAAATGCGTGCGTTGGAAAGAAGCAGGCGTGCATTGCTCGACAGAATGATTAGCAA GGATGAATTACTGAGTATGGTGAGGAAACACTCAAAGTTGATTGGGAAAACTGTATTGGATGAGGAAGAAACGACGGATGTGGAAATGGATTCAGGATTCTGGCGTGACgtcattgatttatattttgttcATGGTAGAGTGTCCAGAGGTCGTCAAGATGACGATCTCATATTCTTTGTTCGGAAAATG AGTGTGCCAGGACAGAAACTCACTGAAAATGTGGAAACCAACTCTCCTTACTTTGTACGCAGGTGGGCCTCTAAG TTAGATGAACTACTTGGTGAAAATTCAGAGGACGTAGATTGGAGGCGCTCGTTTTACTTAAATTTGATTGCTCACACTTCCTTCAGTGTCACTGTAGCAATTTGCAG CCAGCAGGTCCTTCAACAATATCAATCTTCCCAAGGGAGACCTTTGACTCCTATCTATAAG GTCGTAAAGACTGTGTATGCATCTCCGAGTCGCATTAATTTTCATTTGGATTCAAGGAAG GAAGTAGAAACAATGTCTGCCTATCCGGATATATGTTTTGCGGTTGATGACTTTGATTCCACTTTTGATGCAGTG ACCATTGCTATTGTGTACTGCTTAATGCCCATGATGGGGCAGCATTTCCTAGCGAAAATATGGAGCAATCTGGCGGTGGTTCTGGTATTTCTTCCTCAGAGACTGTCACCAGTGCTGGAGACAGAACAAACTCCAAG CTATTACGGCTTGTGGTTGCAGATCACTCTTTTTTCAGGCTTTGTTAGTTATCAAATGGTCCGAGAAGCATATGATG CGGGAAGGACTGGTTTTGGAAACATTCTCTCTCTTGGGCATTCTTCTGGGAAAACTGACCGAATTTACATGAAAGGTCCTGGAGGGCGTGGGGAAGTTGAAGTAGCTGTGTTTGGTGTTCTTG ATCAAAGCAAAATTGAATCAGGTCCTCACTCACCAATTCAAATATCTAAAAAAGGACTTGGGATAGGGACTATGGTTCGTACAGCAGCCACTGTTGCATCAATGGCGGCAAAACATGCATATGCAGCAGCATCTGCCAATCGACCTTCAGAAGAAGAGATGCTTCCCCTTAATTGCCGTTTAATGTCCGTATCATTACCATGGGAACACATTGCTCAAGATCTTTTATTCAAG GGGAGTCCTCCTGTGAACTTGTAG
- the LOC140807821 gene encoding uncharacterized protein, with translation MKTKESQENRFLRIITIPVRALAKVRDLYVKSMTRYADKISYSNVIMGLPQVSGLPKSFSVNSAGSLHDEDFRELVRAASARSIPSRVDMDMYIKAEMMKIIHEAGSGNGPRAMPPRSRVELMKTSLVASLVFKFGSVHPACTGNERSGSLHMNDLDPPPCKK, from the exons ATGAAAACAAAGGAAAGCCAAGAAAACAGGTTCCTGCGCATCATCACGATTCCGGTTCGCGCTTTGGCCAAGGTTCGAGACTTGTACGTGAAAAGCATGACGCGATATGCCGACAAGATCAGTTACAGCAACGTTATCATGGGGCTGCCGCAGGTTTCAGGTCTACCGAAGAGCTTCAGCGTGAACTCAGCCGGATCATTACACGACGAGGATTTCCGGGAGCTGGTTCGGGCTGCCTCGGCCAGAAGTATCCCCAGTAGAGTCGATATGGACATGTACATAAAGGCGGAGATGATGAAGATCATTCATGAGGCGGGCTCCGGAAACGGCCCGCGGGCTATGCCTCCTAGGAGCAGGGTAGAATTGATGAAAACAAGCCTTGTTGCTTCTTTG GTATTCAAGTTTGGTTCTGTTCACCCTGCCTGCACGGGCAATGAACGGTCCGGATCACTCCACATGAATGATCTTGACCCACCTCcatgtaaaaaataa